GATCTGCCGCTGGCCGAGCGAAAGGCTGCCGCCACGTTCGCCGACTTGCGTTTCGAAGCCGGCGGGCAAGACTTTGATCAAATCGAGGCAGTCGAGCCGATCGACCGCTGCCATGACTTCGGCATCGGTCGCCGTGGGTCGGCCGATACGAATGTTTTCCGCCACACTGCCAGTGAAGAGGAAATTTTGTTGCAAAACGATACCGATCTGTTGATGGAGCGAGCCTCCGGTGATCTGTCGAATCTCGCGGCCGTCGATCAGCAGTTCGCCAGCCGTCGGCAAGTAAAACTTGGCGATGAGGTTGGTGATGGTTGTTTTGCCGCTGCCGGTATGCCCGACCAGCGCAATGGTTTGCCCCGGCTCGACCGTGAAACTGACGTCGTGCAGCACCGGCCGCGCTGGATCGTAGCCGAAGTGCAGATGCCGGAATTCGACGCGGCCGCGCAGCCGGGGCGCATCGACCGCCGCTGAATCGTCTTGCCAATCGGGTTTCGAGTCGAGGAGCTTGAAGACTCGTTCGGCCCCGGCCATGGCCGTGAGCGCCTGGTTGTATTGGCTCCCTAGCACCGCGATCGGCGAGAAAAACATGCTCGCCATAAAGAAGAAGCCGACCAAATCGGCGACGTGAACGGTGGCATTGGCGCCGAGGGCCTGGTAGCCGCCGATCAGCAGCAGTGCCGCCACAAAGAACTGATTGTTCAAGTCCAACAGCGGCAGGAACAACCCCTGCGTGCGATTGACGTCGCTGTTGAATCGGGCATGATCGCTCACCAAGTCGCCGAACATCTGGGCATTGACATCTTGGCGGACGAAGCCTTGCGTCACGCGGATGCCGTTGACACTTTCGGCGAGCGTGGCCGTCACGCGGCTGAACGACTCACGCATTCGCCGCAAGGCGATGCTTAATGTGCCGCGGAAATGACGATTGATGGTCCATAGCACCGGCGCAAGACCCAGCACCATCAGAAACAACTGGGGATCGTACCACAGCATAAACGCCGCCGCGACGGCCATCTGGCCGGCTTGCACGAGACTGACAAACAGGACTTCTTGCACGCCGGTGCGGACGTCTTCCACGTCGGAACTCATGCGGCTGATGATTCGCCCCAGCTTGGTGCGATGAAAAAAACTCATCGGCATCGATTGCAAGTGGCGAAACAATTCGTTTCGCAAATCGAACACGACCGATTCGCCCAGTTCGAGTGCCAGTCGCTGCCGAAAGTGCATCACAAACTGCGTCGCAATCGCGAGAATGGTGAATCCGACCATGCCCCAGACGACGCCGGGAACGCTGCCGACTGAAATCGGCCCTTTGATGATCGCAGCGATCACCCAGGTGAGCGCGGGAAGTTGGATCGACCTCAGGATCACGAGCAGCACCAGCCAATTACGCTGAGCGGCGTAGGGCTTCGTATAGCCGAAAAGTCGCAGAATCAACCCCATTTCGAGCGGCCGCATCTCGACTTCACGCTCTTCGTGGCGGTCGAGGCGAGTGATCGCGTTCGTCGAGACGTAGGACCTTGGACAGCGTAGGGGAGTGAATCGTGGGATACGGGGGAACAAGGCCGGGGCGTTCATCTCTCGACGCTCGCCCCTCAATCCATTAGGCGGCTCGTTCTTTGACACACGGTCGAATCGACTCGACCTTGGTGGGTGGTTCGTGTTTTGCTTCGATACTGCTGGTTTGCAATAATGCGGCGGCGGCATAGTGACCGCCGTCGGCCAAGAGTTGATGGTGTGTGCCGGC
The DNA window shown above is from Pirellulales bacterium and carries:
- a CDS encoding ABC transporter ATP-binding protein — protein: MNAPALFPRIPRFTPLRCPRSYVSTNAITRLDRHEEREVEMRPLEMGLILRLFGYTKPYAAQRNWLVLLVILRSIQLPALTWVIAAIIKGPISVGSVPGVVWGMVGFTILAIATQFVMHFRQRLALELGESVVFDLRNELFRHLQSMPMSFFHRTKLGRIISRMSSDVEDVRTGVQEVLFVSLVQAGQMAVAAAFMLWYDPQLFLMVLGLAPVLWTINRHFRGTLSIALRRMRESFSRVTATLAESVNGIRVTQGFVRQDVNAQMFGDLVSDHARFNSDVNRTQGLFLPLLDLNNQFFVAALLLIGGYQALGANATVHVADLVGFFFMASMFFSPIAVLGSQYNQALTAMAGAERVFKLLDSKPDWQDDSAAVDAPRLRGRVEFRHLHFGYDPARPVLHDVSFTVEPGQTIALVGHTGSGKTTITNLIAKFYLPTAGELLIDGREIRQITGGSLHQQIGIVLQQNFLFTGSVAENIRIGRPTATDAEVMAAVDRLDCLDLIKVLPAGFETQVGERGGSLSLGQRQIICFARAMLADPRILILDEATSSVDAITEARVQQALEKLLTGRTSFVVAHRLSTIRHADQVLVMEHGRIVERGRHTELLARGGAYWALYRRFAAQAA